A window of the Methanoculleus horonobensis genome harbors these coding sequences:
- a CDS encoding 4Fe-4S binding protein, translated as MALRVGCVAAPGRALENKTGGWRVFKPVFDPENCTKCGMCAMVCPEGCVRETEEGTFEPDLDYCKGCGICVEICPKKGIRMEKEEK; from the coding sequence ATGGCGCTGCGAGTCGGCTGCGTCGCGGCTCCGGGTAGAGCGCTTGAGAACAAGACGGGTGGCTGGCGGGTCTTCAAACCGGTCTTCGATCCCGAGAACTGCACGAAATGCGGGATGTGTGCCATGGTATGTCCTGAAGGCTGCGTCCGCGAGACTGAGGAGGGCACGTTCGAGCCCGATCTCGACTACTGCAAGGGCTGCGGGATCTGCGTGGAGATCTGCCCGAAGAAAGGCATCAGGATGGAGAAGGAGGAGAAATAA
- the porA gene encoding pyruvate synthase subunit PorA, producing the protein MLEFMEGSHAVAEIVKRCRPQVIAAYPITPQTHIVEDLAQMVANCEIDAEYITVESEFSALSACLGASAAGSRVYSATTSQGLALMFEVCFNAAGMRQPIVMTIANRSLGAPLSIWNDQQDSISLRDSGWLQFYAEDNQETADLHMIAYKVCEDHDILLPAFVCFDGFILTHTFEPVALPTQEEVDAYLPAFNPYQRLDAENPLSFGMYATPEYYMEFRYEVDQAMQRAKQAFVKAGREFGEQFGRDYSALVEGYRLENADIALVAMGSICGTVKDAIDEMRENGRKVGLLKIRAYRPFPAREIADALKGVSTVAVLDKNISLGNGGAVGTEVKSALYGSGISVYDYIIALGGRDVRKKDIAAVVDLAEKGKGDMFYGLRTEVL; encoded by the coding sequence ATGCTGGAATTTATGGAAGGATCGCATGCGGTGGCCGAGATCGTAAAGCGTTGCCGCCCGCAGGTGATCGCAGCCTATCCCATCACGCCGCAGACGCACATCGTCGAAGACCTTGCCCAGATGGTGGCGAACTGCGAGATCGATGCCGAGTACATCACGGTCGAGAGTGAGTTCTCGGCCCTTTCCGCCTGCCTCGGTGCGAGTGCGGCGGGTTCCCGGGTCTATTCGGCGACGACGTCTCAGGGTCTTGCCCTGATGTTCGAGGTCTGCTTCAACGCGGCGGGGATGCGCCAGCCGATCGTGATGACGATCGCGAACCGGTCTCTCGGCGCGCCGCTCTCGATCTGGAACGACCAGCAGGACTCGATATCGCTGCGCGACTCCGGGTGGCTGCAGTTCTACGCCGAGGACAACCAGGAGACCGCCGATCTCCATATGATCGCTTACAAGGTCTGTGAAGACCACGATATTCTCCTCCCGGCGTTTGTCTGCTTCGACGGTTTCATCCTCACGCACACCTTCGAGCCGGTCGCTCTTCCCACCCAGGAAGAGGTGGACGCCTATCTGCCGGCCTTCAACCCCTACCAGCGGCTGGACGCGGAAAACCCGTTGAGTTTTGGGATGTACGCGACGCCCGAGTACTACATGGAGTTCCGGTACGAGGTCGACCAGGCGATGCAGCGTGCCAAACAGGCATTCGTAAAAGCAGGGCGTGAGTTCGGAGAGCAGTTCGGCAGGGACTACTCCGCGCTCGTCGAAGGCTACCGCCTCGAGAACGCCGATATCGCGCTTGTCGCCATGGGCTCCATCTGCGGCACCGTAAAGGACGCCATCGACGAGATGCGCGAGAACGGCCGGAAGGTCGGGCTCTTAAAGATCCGGGCCTACCGGCCGTTCCCTGCCCGGGAGATCGCGGATGCCCTGAAGGGCGTCTCGACGGTCGCGGTGCTCGACAAGAACATCTCGCTCGGCAACGGCGGAGCGGTCGGCACTGAGGTGAAGTCGGCGCTCTATGGCTCCGGTATATCTGTATACGACTACATCATTGCCCTCGGCGGGCGCGACGTTCGGAAGAAGGACATCGCCGCGGTCGTCGATCTCGCCGAGAAAGGGAAAGGAGACATGTTCTATGGACTACGGACGGAGGTGCTCTGA
- a CDS encoding thiamine pyrophosphate-dependent enzyme, with product MAEVEGGCELFSAGHRACGGCGPALAARLLLKATGKNVIIAAATGCMEVFSTPYPETAWGVPWIHSLFENPAAVASGIEASLKRQGRTEKVVCIGGDGSTLDIGVLCISGAFERGHDITYICYDNEAYMNTGIQRSGATPYGASTTTSPAGSCSLGNPRPKKDMPAILAAHGAPYVATASIAYPNDFVQKVERAINTPGPCYIQVHTPCCTGWGFESGETLNMAKLAIETGLWVNYEMVDGRVEKAKKVSRKPVEEYLQKQKRFRHLFKPARRDDVIAQIQGIADANAERFGIDIKRKESSE from the coding sequence ATGGCTGAAGTAGAGGGAGGATGCGAACTCTTCTCGGCCGGACACCGGGCGTGCGGCGGGTGCGGTCCGGCGCTTGCGGCCCGGCTCCTCCTCAAGGCGACCGGAAAGAACGTCATCATCGCTGCCGCTACGGGGTGTATGGAGGTCTTCTCCACGCCCTACCCGGAGACGGCCTGGGGCGTCCCCTGGATCCACTCGCTCTTCGAGAATCCTGCAGCGGTTGCCTCCGGCATCGAGGCGTCGTTAAAGAGGCAGGGACGGACGGAGAAGGTCGTCTGCATCGGCGGCGACGGGTCGACGCTCGATATCGGGGTGCTCTGCATCAGCGGCGCCTTCGAGCGCGGCCACGACATCACCTACATCTGCTACGACAACGAGGCCTACATGAACACGGGCATCCAGCGGTCGGGTGCGACGCCCTACGGCGCGAGCACCACGACGAGCCCGGCCGGGTCGTGTTCGCTCGGCAATCCGCGTCCGAAGAAGGACATGCCCGCGATCCTCGCGGCTCACGGTGCGCCCTACGTCGCAACCGCCTCGATCGCCTACCCAAACGACTTCGTCCAGAAGGTCGAGCGGGCGATCAACACCCCCGGCCCCTGCTATATCCAGGTACATACACCCTGCTGCACGGGGTGGGGCTTTGAGTCCGGCGAGACGCTTAACATGGCCAAACTCGCCATCGAGACAGGTCTCTGGGTGAACTACGAGATGGTCGACGGCCGGGTCGAGAAGGCGAAGAAGGTGAGTCGGAAGCCCGTCGAGGAGTATCTCCAGAAGCAGAAGCGTTTCCGGCATCTCTTCAAGCCCGCCCGCCGGGACGACGTGATCGCGCAGATCCAGGGGATCGCCGACGCAAACGCCGAGCGGTTCGGGATCGACATCAAGCGAAAAGAATCGTCAGAATAA
- a CDS encoding LysE family translocator — protein sequence MIEIVAASFLIGFSGAASPGPMTASVLGLGGRQPGRFVAGLVAGHGIPEAIMVAAIAFGVRDVPHIDLIALLGSGVLVALGTMQFLRAGEAVPTAGETKTPVAFGLACTLGNPYWWVWWLTFGVGFLALHPAFVEFYVGHIGADIVWLGLLAFAVSRGANVLGPHYKKVVQASGLAMILFGLYFILTILFA from the coding sequence ATGATCGAGATCGTCGCCGCATCGTTCCTGATCGGGTTCTCCGGGGCCGCCTCGCCCGGCCCCATGACCGCCTCGGTTCTCGGTCTTGGCGGGCGGCAGCCCGGGCGATTCGTCGCGGGGCTGGTCGCGGGGCACGGGATACCCGAGGCCATCATGGTCGCGGCCATAGCCTTCGGCGTGCGCGACGTTCCGCATATCGACCTCATCGCCCTTCTCGGCTCGGGCGTCCTCGTCGCACTCGGCACGATGCAGTTCCTCCGTGCGGGAGAGGCCGTCCCCACGGCCGGGGAGACGAAGACGCCGGTTGCCTTCGGGCTCGCATGCACGCTCGGCAACCCCTACTGGTGGGTCTGGTGGCTCACGTTCGGCGTCGGGTTTCTCGCGCTCCATCCGGCGTTCGTCGAGTTCTACGTCGGGCATATCGGCGCGGATATCGTCTGGCTCGGGCTCCTTGCCTTTGCAGTCTCGCGGGGAGCGAACGTTCTCGGCCCCCATTACAAAAAAGTGGTGCAGGCGAGCGGACTCGCCATGATCCTCTTCGGGCTGTACTTTATTCTGACGATTCTTTTCGCTTGA
- a CDS encoding DUF5803 family protein, translating into MRAPHRDRRGSAFAALCLALILISAPAAAQEAVVRVLPDGTAYDASITVSGSEHAFWTPGMLGERVPLQVENLEVLDPSGPVEYQDAGRGVITFPEGNYTITYRAPVRDNHLVAAFDTPHAVTVALPGGFDVRNPLIGMVSPGAVISTGSNGTTEVAWDRINLVEVRFYTPEREILLTTFGTIWIAVAAVLILPLLISRRKEGE; encoded by the coding sequence ATGCGAGCCCCCCACCGAGATCGACGCGGATCTGCCTTCGCTGCTCTCTGCCTTGCGCTGATCCTGATCTCCGCTCCGGCGGCGGCACAGGAGGCCGTCGTCCGGGTGCTCCCCGACGGCACCGCCTACGACGCCTCGATCACCGTCTCGGGGAGCGAGCACGCCTTCTGGACGCCGGGGATGCTCGGTGAGCGGGTTCCGCTCCAGGTCGAGAACCTCGAGGTGCTCGATCCTTCGGGCCCGGTCGAGTACCAGGATGCGGGAAGAGGCGTCATCACCTTCCCGGAGGGTAACTACACGATCACCTACCGGGCTCCCGTGAGGGATAACCACCTTGTTGCGGCCTTCGATACGCCGCACGCCGTAACCGTCGCCCTGCCCGGGGGCTTCGACGTCAGGAACCCGCTCATCGGCATGGTCAGCCCCGGCGCCGTGATCTCCACCGGGTCGAACGGGACCACGGAGGTCGCCTGGGACCGGATAAATCTCGTGGAAGTTCGCTTCTACACGCCGGAGCGCGAGATCCTGCTCACCACCTTCGGCACCATATGGATCGCGGTCGCGGCCGTCCTGATCCTTCCCCTTCTCATCTCGCGGAGGAAGGAAGGCGAATGA